The genomic window GAAAGAGAATGCATCCGCTGTGCTTAAACACTTCTGGGCAGAAATGGGATGTGTTTGAGGCGTGGTcttaatgtgacactttctaatgtcacaatggagggacaactacgcaggttgattttagcgctgctcatcgtggactatattgctgtcattgttcattttagtcaaagcatacagtttgaaaacgaggcgcggctccaactagaaaacaatgttttgatgcattggatgtgctgaatgtgcatattaaggcagtacaggaggaggtgcacattaataatcctccaggactgtaacatgctcatgtttaacccaaacaatgtgtcatgtgactgcagttgcttcacatccaggtcggaacaccttctcaccacaaaccaaccgcaccagagttcctttggaaccaacCCGGcttcactccaaagtcgtcaaaatccagtgcttgggcagtgacttgaggCAGCATGATACTTGGCCAGTCACTGTTACTGTTCACGGTGCTCACATGTCAGTGGGAAACATGTCaaaaggtggcaaaagtccaagtagggtaagtgggaggggtggatgggtccaacaaaactTTCACCCGGGGGAGCAgcgtttgtgtcccgtaagactgtaaagccaaaccctgttcttgtTTCTAAACCCAGCCACACGTGtggtgttgaaggaaaaaaacatcagttggcgGTGTTATTTtggaagagactgtatgcaaactgtacatttcctgtgaaaacagaagtgtattttgaaaacagacaatgcatgtaacggttgttttggtgtgcgcctgagtgcgattgctgtgttcacacctgcccaaacgaaccaaacCGAACCTGAGTTAgtttgaaccgaaccaaacagagcaggtgtgaaagcacccttaaaatAAATGGTTCTTTATAGAGCCTTTTAAAGATTCAATCAATATCCCAAAGCTTTTCTTGCCTTGTTTGGTCTCATGTTTATTATAATTCTGCAGGATTATTATGATATGAAGTTAATTTAACAATTACTgctaatttaaataaaataacctGTAATATTTAAATCGTCAGTAAGGTGCAGTCAGACCTTTGTCACCACAAACCTGCTGCAGATTAAAGAAAAGAGAGCTGGTTTCAGACTGACTGTGCTGCTCAGTGtaaagcagctgcagcagtttaAAACCTCAGTCTGGTTTCTTTGGATCTTCTGTCTTTGGCTCTAAACTTTCTTCCACCTTAAATCAGCACGTTGTTTCTGTCTCGCGCGCTCCCGGCGCTCTGCTGGTAGCAGCGGGGGCGCGCGCAGCTGCGGGTAAAGAGTCTTCTCCTGTGAGGGGAGAGACAGTCTGAGAGAGAGTCTGAGAGAGAGTCTGAGAGAGAGTCTGAGAGACGTGGACCGTCCGGGAGCACAGAGAGGTGAGTGCGCCTTCACACGCTTTTTTGCGCTTTTACGCGCAGATTTCCTCCATGATGTCACCGCAGCTGTTTGATCTCCGCGCGACAATATGAggacattaatttattttagtgCTGTGAGATGTcggagctgcagctgtgaccgaaatgaagcagaaataaatatttgatgaaCCTGCAGAGAGTTCTGAGTTCCTCATGTTATCAGTTAGTATTTTGTCATAACGAAACAAAACCTTCTGAGCCGCCGTGCTTCATGATATGAAGACAGTTTTATGATTCTGTTAACTCGAGTTCAACATGTTGTGTTAACAAACTGAAGATTTGGGTCTGATCAGTTTTTCCAGCTCAGCTCTGTGTCTGTGCCAACAGACGGTTTATGTAAGAGTCCTggtttcagcagcagcagcagcagcaggtctcACTGAGCTgcggtcatgttgtgtctgaaaCATTTCAGAGCTGTATTAGTGTAACATTATTACAGCTTAGGTCactatatatttatattgcatattattacatattacatatttatattGATCTTTAGGAGGAGCTCGGTCACGCTGTCATGTGCAGAACACATGGAGTTAATAAAGCTGCAGGTGAAGTTCAGGGTTTGTTTGCAGCTGCAGGTTATTTCAGGTTGTAAAGACTTTGGTGCCAAGAACATTTCTACAGATCTCTGGaattatttcaaaagtttgaccttgaatcaaaaaaaaaaagcatccagATGTGATATGAGAGGGTTGACGAGCAGCCAATGAGAAACATTCCTGAGAGACAAGTTCCTGCAGGACTCCTGCGTCTGCAGCTTGTCTTCAGTCTCCTGCAGGACTCTGCAGGTCTCTGCAGGTCTCCATCAGACTGCTGCTCAAACATTAAACCTctcacagataaaacaaagctACAGTTCATAATTCATTACACAGTTTCATGTGTCTGCCTGTTTGCTGCAGGCAGCTCACACTGCAGAGTATCTCCAGGAAGTTACGatatgtaactgtaatatttcacaataaagaacagtattagatttagatttagcaaaTTTATAATTTAGATGTTAAAATttagtaaataaaataatttgatagAAGCACTCAgttaaatcacaataatatctGGAGTTTAATTGAGATTACAGTGAAGTACTGTAATACACTGGGAGCATGCTGCTACATCACAGTAATATGCAGCAGAACTACACTGAGATCACAGATTACAGTAACTTACTGTGAACGTGATGCAACTAGTAGCCAGtaatttttagatattttacagatagtcaccagaataaatgttggcgtTCTGCAAACTCCAGATAAGTCATATTTGTACGTAGataaaaactttacatttcaacaacactgtggttaacgtgtcgTACGATATATCAGTCCTGCACGAGTCCATTTTTGATAATCAGCACCTGCCCATACTCGTAAAGCTCAGCACCAGAACAGACCCGTTACCTGTCATTATGtccaagtcaaagccacacctGTGATCAAACCTccccaggctccagtccctcacatgaagctgggtctccgttcttgaattggacgtctctttgactggatggtgaaaacattcagtcactgccaggttaggaaacatgttagcatgctccttccaccaccatcaaacctccaaaggatcccaactccatgtaggctgccacctcatcctcaggctgcaaagtttcatggctggagtcctccacgttggtgaccaatgtgaccacggggtcaaaggttacactggtgtcactgactttcaaaataaaagcagctgcagcttgataatagtgatttagatgttacaatattacacatatactgcacagctttttactgcattttattctgaaaaataaatcaaaataactGAGCGCGGGTCgcagtgatgactgagaggatCGCTGCTGTGTGAGTCTGTTAGTCTGGAAAATCCTGCTGAGcttatctttaaaatgtctttaaaggaCCTGCGATCATTGGAGAAACTGATGTGAGTGATGGAATGAATCATCTGGATTTCCCATCatgcatgctgtgtgtgtgtgtgtgtgtgtgtgtgtgtggtctgagGTTGAGAAGCAGGTCCAGATGTGTTCAGAAGAACAAAagaagactgtgtgtgtgtgtttaaagtgtgtttctgtaaagCAGCGTCTGTTTCACCAcagcgatgatgatgatgatgatgatgatgatgtgatctTTTGTCTGCAGACAGAGGCATTGTCAGTGTTTGTGCTCAGAGCTCAGATGACAGTCCTCTCTGTACAAACTGTATTTAGCGGtgaaatttcagctggttgtaaaaCTGTAATTATACAAAACACTGCTGTGAAATGATGAAGCTCACCTTCGTCATCGTCTTTGTTTGAATATGGAAAAGTTCCACAACTAGAGAATGACCTTTCTCTCAACGCTGAACTGTTCTGGATCATCCAagtccttttcttcttctgtgactCGTGtctctgtcatgtctgttggATTAGGTTTCATTTGTCTTCACCACTCAAAGAGAAATTAGGATGCAGCAGAAACATTATATTGTAATATGATATGTTACCACCAGAGCTGGGGATTGAACCTTCTTTAATATCAAccaggtctcactctgaagtcgtcaaaatctggcacttgggcagtgacttacagcatcagacactgacgataAAGCTTTCCTTTAATGACGGTTTGATACGTGGCTGCTCACCGATACAGTTCAACAGTACCCGGCTGCGTCAGAGGAAAACACCTTGATCAGTCTGTCCTCCTTTTTTTGGGGTTGCTCTGCAGTGTTATCAGTTGCTCAATGCTggaactttctctgcaggattctccttCATTGGGACACAGGTTCAGTCCAGTAATTTTGGTGTAGGACGTCGCAGCTGAGTGTGCAGGCAGCAGAACAGGTAAACTCACAACGTAGGGCTGACTGGCAGTCTCTGCACAAGGCCACATGGAACAGAAACCAGGAAGGTGGAAGCAGAGCTCTTGGTCAAGACCAGAAGGCTGAGTGGTTTACTGGGGAGCAGACAAAGCAGGAGAGTCAGAGATAGGCAACATCAGCAGCCCGCGAACACGTGCTTGAAAGTCTTGTATGGGAATgacaaagaacaatctggcaacgAGAGTCTGTGACGCTGGAGTCTTTATAGTGGTGGGGAGTAATGAGGCACAGGTGAGTGGAGCTGGCTTGATAAGGTGGGTTTGGTAGACCGGCAGGAGCAGGAGATGAGAGGACAGgtgataggctggcaggtaggtgtggtaGAGCGGCGGGGTGAGTGGAAATTTACTGGTTGAGCTGAATGAATGGCAGGTACACCCTCTGtgtgaaatgacctgtgattggacaCAATCTCCCGAACAATAGGATGAGCAGACATTTGCATGTCTTCATGAATGTGTATTTAAATAGTATTTTCTTCTGTCTTTATGTTTCTTACCAAATCAAATTCCTGATTAATAAACTGGATTCTGTTTCTGGTTCTGATGCTTTTGTTTCCAGGATGAAGCGAACAACCTTCCTGCTGGTGTTTGGAGTCGTCCTGAGCTGCTGTCAGGCTCAGGTATCACCTCTCTGgtgttcttttatttgtttctaaTCATCAACTAGTCTATATAACATAAATACATAATCGTCCCTCTGGCACGATGAAGCATCTTCTGTTGCTATGGTAACATGTCTTTATTGGTGTGTCCCAGTCGGAGACGGGAGGCGAGGAGACGGACGCACAGGAGGAACATGTGGAGCTCTTCACCACCCCGACTACTAAGATGGGCGCCGCCACCTCAGACTTCGGCTATAACCTGTTCCGTGCCCTGGCGAGCCGCGAGGCAGCCACCAACGTGTTCCTGGCCCCCATCAGTGTGTCCGCGGTCCTGACGCAGCTCTCGCTGGGtgattacacaaacacacaattaaCCAAATACAAACTAGTGTTCTGGCTttgatggctgtgtgtgtacGGGCCTGTAGAGAGtcatttcagttttgttttgtttaggcTTTTGTCATTACACAATTTGTTCTAAAAACAGTCTGCCCAGCTGCCACCAGCATCGTTAGGCAATGATATTTGAATTTAGGTTTTGAAGTCGGGTGTCAGCACGTAGGTGGTTTTCTATGTTGTGTCTTCTGTCCCTGCAGGAGCATCTGAGCAAGCTCAGAGGCAGCTGTTCCGGGCTCTGAGGTATCACACCCTGCAGGACCCTCAGCTCCACAGCACCCTGAAAGACATGCTGGCTTCAGTCAGGACGACCGGGAAAGGCCTGAGTACTGCTGCACGCATCTACCTGGCACGACGTGAGTTTGTGTTGTGGATTGTGGGTGACTGGATCAGGGATCCATATGGAATTATGCTCCAGCTACAACAAAAACTTTTTATATGTACAGCGTTATCTACAGTTTATGAAGAAGTTTTGATGCAAATGGAAAAGTTCAGCTTTTGTCGGGGAGTAAAAATGGGATCCACTGCTTTAAAACCCAACTTGTCATTGAGCCAGAACCTTAAGTATTTATAACAGGATGCTCTTTCAGTTAGTGTCCCATTAAGGCGAGTAATATTCACCTCAGCTGTCCACAAAACAGCATGCATTTGGTTTTATCTGAATCTAACAGTAATTTAGATCAAGATGCAAGTTATTAAGTGCCTGGGCAACAGAGGGCGCTGTTGCATATAAAATGGCATCGTCTGGATACAGATGAATTGTGCTGTTTCAAACTTTAACACTAAAATCATTAATAAAATTGTAAATAGAAGTGGTCCCAGAATAGAACCCTGTGGCACACCTGTATTAACACTCATGGCTTTCACTTTGTATCGTAGAGTCGAATCAATGAACTGTGTTTCCTGACAGTGGTTTTCCGGAGTGTTTTTTGAGCACTTGTAGTAATATCCTTTATACAGTCATGTTGGTTTTAATGCAGAGCAGTCTGAGGTGTCAAAGGTCACAGACATTCAGCCTTGACCCTTACATGCAGAGATTTCTGCAGATTCTCTTAATCTTTTGATAATATTATGGATTATGGATGATGAAATCCAAAAATTCCTCGTAGTTGTGTGTTATAAAcattgttttaaactgtttgtCCACGCAGTTTTCCATTAAGTATTGAACCTCACACCGTCCTTGCTTGTGAAAGACTGAGCCTTTAGATGATGCCCCCTTTCATatccaataataataatgcgaATCACCTGTTACCAATGGACCTGTTTACCAGTCTTCTTTCTAGTCACTAGAATCTTTATAAACCCTGTATTTTCCCTCAGCTTTTGAACCGACATCTCTTCTTTATCATAATGTTAATCTGTCTGAACTCTGTTTTCAGGACTTCGGCTGAAGCTGGAGTTCTTTGACCTCGTGGAGCAGCAGTATGGAGTTCGCCCCAAAGCGCTGCAGGGGGGAACCAAAGATCTGAAAGACATCAACGACTGGGTGTCCCAAGAGACGGGCGGGAAGGTACAGCGTCTCCTCACCAAGTCCCTCCCCCGAAACTCTGGCGTGAACACCGTGAGTGCCGCCTACTTTAAAGGTATGTGGAAACTCTGCTGTGGATCTGAAAGGAAAGCCGGTGAGCTGCTTCAGCTGTTCAGCATCCAGAGCTCAGTTTTCTGTGTGTAATCAGGGAAGTGGGTGACTCGCTTTGGTCAGACTGGAGCCATGGAGAACTTCGAAGTGGAGGGCAGGGCACCGGTCCGCGTTCCCATGATGCAACAGGATAACTACCCCATTAAGATGGGCGTCGACTCAGATTTGAGCTGCACAGTGAGTGTTTTCTACTCTGTTTTCTAATCTGTCTCGACTGTCTGACATCTCCTCTGAATGTTTCCTCTCCCTCCAGATCGCTCAGATCCAGATGCAGGACGACATCAGCATGTTTGTCTTCCTCCCCAATGAGGTGACGACCAACATGACGCTGCTGGAGGAGAGTCTGACCGCTGAGTTCGTCCAGGACCTCTCCTTGACGCTCCATCCTGCCCAAGTGTCCCTCACTCTGCCCTCCCTGAGACTCAGCTACTCCACAGACCTGCTGCCACTGCTCAGCGATGTTGGTGAGTCCACGTGTGCACGGGTGTTTTTGAAAcatagttttgtgtcttttgtccacacacaaactgtgtttTAGGTCACTGGACTTACTGTTAAACTCCGTCCAGGGTGAGAACGTTCAGAAACTTTTCAGTGTTGTTTCCTCGACACAtcatcctcctctttttcctccatttttattcctctttctcctcttcatctcctcccTTTCCTGCAGGTCTCTCTGAATGGCTAGCTGACACGAACTTGGAGAAAATCTCGACCCAGCCGGCCAAGCTCAGCAGTGTCAATCATAAGGTTGTCATGGAGACGGCACCCGAGGGGAACCAGTACGCCAGCACCGCCTCAACGGCTCATCTGACCTACCGAGTGGACCGACCCTTTATGTACCTGATCCGAGACGAAGCGTCGGGGGCACTGCTGTTCATCGGCAGAGTGGTCAACCCCAAAGACCTGACGatataacacacacatgcacgcacacacacacatgcacgcacacacacgcacgcacacacacacgcgcacacgcTATGAGGGGTCAAACGTTTCACCCAACCACACTACAACGCGTCACTTGCGCCTACTTAGGACACATCAGATCTAATCAAACCGCGTGAGCGCACACCTACATTTACATAGGGTTACTATGGAGACATGAGTGTTACACACACGCCTGCTACATGACGCGCAGGCGTTGTGCGCTCCACTCACACGACGCGCTCACACGTCTTATCAGTACGCGTGCACAGTGCATTTCAAACGCTACACATACACTACACCTGTGTGTCTACGCACGCACGTCCGATTAGCAGagttagcatagcgatgctaTGTGTCACACGTCTGTTGTTGCTTCaacagctgacacttttgacgCCTGTGATTACATGATGTGTCTACGCACACACGTCTAATAACCACATGTCTAGGCGTGTGCAGGCATTGCACGCGCATTGCATGTGTAACAAGTACACGGTGATGGTTGCACACGCAATTTACACGTATCAAGTATGCAgtgaatgcagtgtgtgtgtgttcgctgaTATGTTTGACCCCTcatacacacgcgcacacacacacacacacacacacacacacacacacacacacacacacacacacactcttagcAGGTCCTAGGAGGGATTCCAGGTGTTGGCTTCTTGTTTCTGGTGGCAGATATTTTTGAGGATATTGGATTGGATTTTACTTTCAGGCTAAAACATGTGATCACATCGCCCTGATACTCAAACACACTCTGAGCTCACCAaaggattgtttttttttctaaggaATCAAATATTGTCATTTGTGGTACAAGAAATAAACGACAATGAAACAAAACGTGTTGTTGTGTCTGTTCCTGCTCTCCAGAGGATGaacatttcattttaacttCCTCTGAACAAACTTTAAAGATTTCAATTCTGTCCCAGTTTCTCCTGGAGA from Epinephelus lanceolatus isolate andai-2023 chromosome 11, ASM4190304v1, whole genome shotgun sequence includes these protein-coding regions:
- the serpinf1 gene encoding pigment epithelium-derived factor; translated protein: MKRTTFLLVFGVVLSCCQAQSETGGEETDAQEEHVELFTTPTTKMGAATSDFGYNLFRALASREAATNVFLAPISVSAVLTQLSLGASEQAQRQLFRALRYHTLQDPQLHSTLKDMLASVRTTGKGLSTAARIYLARRLRLKLEFFDLVEQQYGVRPKALQGGTKDLKDINDWVSQETGGKVQRLLTKSLPRNSGVNTVSAAYFKGKWVTRFGQTGAMENFEVEGRAPVRVPMMQQDNYPIKMGVDSDLSCTIAQIQMQDDISMFVFLPNEVTTNMTLLEESLTAEFVQDLSLTLHPAQVSLTLPSLRLSYSTDLLPLLSDVGLSEWLADTNLEKISTQPAKLSSVNHKVVMETAPEGNQYASTASTAHLTYRVDRPFMYLIRDEASGALLFIGRVVNPKDLTI